A genomic stretch from Longibacter salinarum includes:
- a CDS encoding ATP-dependent helicase, protein MARRIVLSSDDGPSRSVENLTIDYRGDLNEQQFDAATTGSGPTLVIAGAGTGKTRTLIYRMAYLVETGTKPESVVLLTFTRRAAREMTSRAADLLDGRCQRVQGGTFHAFCLGVLRRHAPTIGFPRNFTVLDAADAGDVISVLRADGNYDQGEERFPQKRTLYSMFSAVINRQEPLDEVLARRYPQFSPLYDGLEQMRQDYQAYKKSHGMMDFDDLLYRTLELFAADDGVRREVAGRCRHVLVDEYQDTNALQAELVKQFASVHGNVMVVGDDAQSIYRFRGADFRNIFAFPEEFDDTQVLKLEQNYRSTQVILDLANHVIDNADRSYEKTLFSHRDVPDAELPAVVPAADGQMESRFVAQMILRLRESGVPLHEQAVLFRSSHNSYELETELNKRNIPFVKYGGMKLSEAAHIKDVLAHLKVAENPQDAAAWNRALQLIHGIGPKTAKSLIEWATNEADDPFVHTDNAPFSNRYISQLKKLLGTLRSIRDPDMPLVEQVESVIDYYRPIFEDEYYEDYPKREPDLDHFIGLSENYSSRRDFLSSLALDPIELTALDNDGEHEDEPPLVLSTIHSAKGLEFHTVFIIRALEGDLPSRYALREKGGVDEELRLFYVAVTRAEDNLFISYPMTQYRRYQGEYMTDPSRFIVDVPEDTLEPVQLVEETEAQEDDQPLLGGDTPAALGSGDSEQTSASAPKQLGDGSDSASRADTETSREYDPRDVDGLPF, encoded by the coding sequence ATGGCGCGTCGCATCGTACTTTCATCGGATGACGGCCCTTCACGTTCCGTTGAGAATCTGACGATCGACTATCGGGGGGACCTGAACGAGCAGCAGTTCGACGCCGCCACCACGGGCTCTGGACCGACGCTCGTCATCGCGGGGGCCGGCACCGGGAAGACGCGCACGCTGATCTACCGGATGGCGTACCTCGTGGAAACCGGTACGAAGCCGGAATCTGTTGTTCTGCTCACCTTCACGCGGCGCGCCGCTCGCGAAATGACGTCCCGTGCGGCGGACCTTCTGGATGGCCGCTGCCAGCGCGTGCAAGGCGGAACGTTCCACGCCTTTTGCCTCGGTGTCCTGCGACGTCATGCACCTACAATCGGCTTTCCGCGCAACTTTACCGTCCTTGACGCAGCGGATGCGGGCGACGTTATTTCGGTGCTCCGAGCCGACGGGAATTACGACCAGGGCGAGGAACGCTTCCCCCAAAAGCGGACGCTCTACTCGATGTTCTCCGCCGTCATAAACCGGCAGGAACCGCTCGACGAGGTTCTCGCGCGGCGTTACCCACAGTTCTCTCCGCTGTACGACGGACTGGAGCAGATGCGCCAGGATTACCAGGCGTACAAGAAGAGCCACGGCATGATGGACTTCGACGACCTGCTCTACCGAACGCTGGAGCTGTTCGCCGCGGACGACGGCGTGCGACGAGAGGTTGCCGGACGCTGCCGGCACGTGCTGGTCGACGAGTACCAGGACACGAACGCCCTGCAGGCGGAGCTCGTCAAGCAGTTTGCCTCCGTCCACGGAAACGTCATGGTCGTGGGCGACGACGCGCAGAGCATCTACCGCTTCCGGGGCGCGGACTTCCGAAACATCTTCGCTTTCCCGGAAGAATTCGACGACACACAGGTCCTGAAGCTGGAACAGAATTACCGATCCACGCAGGTGATTCTGGATCTAGCCAATCACGTTATCGACAATGCGGATCGCTCCTACGAGAAGACGCTCTTCAGCCACCGGGACGTGCCGGACGCCGAGCTGCCGGCCGTCGTACCCGCCGCGGACGGGCAGATGGAGAGCCGCTTCGTCGCGCAGATGATCCTTCGTCTCCGCGAGTCGGGCGTCCCGCTCCACGAGCAGGCCGTCCTCTTCCGGTCGAGCCACAACAGTTACGAGCTTGAGACCGAACTCAACAAGCGCAACATTCCCTTCGTGAAGTACGGCGGGATGAAGCTGAGCGAGGCGGCGCATATCAAGGACGTTCTCGCGCACCTGAAAGTCGCGGAGAACCCTCAGGATGCCGCGGCCTGGAATCGGGCCCTGCAACTGATTCACGGGATCGGGCCAAAGACGGCAAAATCGCTCATCGAATGGGCGACGAATGAGGCGGACGACCCGTTCGTCCATACAGACAACGCGCCGTTCTCCAACCGCTACATTTCGCAGCTCAAGAAACTGCTCGGCACGCTCCGCTCCATTCGGGACCCCGACATGCCGCTCGTGGAGCAGGTCGAATCGGTCATCGATTACTACCGGCCGATTTTCGAGGACGAGTACTACGAGGACTACCCGAAGCGCGAACCCGACCTCGATCACTTCATCGGTCTGTCGGAAAATTATTCCAGCCGGCGCGACTTCCTGTCATCCCTCGCGCTCGACCCGATCGAGCTCACTGCACTGGACAACGACGGCGAGCATGAGGATGAGCCGCCCCTGGTCCTATCGACGATTCACTCGGCGAAGGGGCTCGAATTCCACACCGTGTTTATCATCCGCGCGCTGGAGGGCGACCTTCCCTCGCGGTACGCACTTCGGGAAAAGGGAGGCGTCGACGAAGAACTTCGCCTGTTCTACGTCGCCGTGACGCGGGCGGAGGACAACCTCTTCATTTCCTATCCCATGACGCAGTATCGGCGGTATCAGGGTGAATACATGACCGACCCCAGCCGGTTTATCGTCGACGTTCCGGAAGATACATTGGAGCCGGTGCAGCTCGTCGAAGAGACCGAAGCGCAGGAGGACGATCAACCGTTGCTCGGCGGTGATACACCGGCCGCGCTCGGATCCGGCGATAGCGAACAAACGAGCGCTTCCGCCCCGAAGCAACTGGGCGACGGAAGCGACAGCGCATCACGTGCTGACACCGAGACGAGCCGGGAGTACGACCCGCGCGATGTCGACGGTTTACCGTTTTAG
- a CDS encoding GNAT family N-acetyltransferase: MLSTDSVKATDSPDLTIYRVGRDRVDLIRDLNESVFGDRHVINRFDHDDLLMLVAERNGDPVGFKVGYRLRTDTFYSAKGGVVDHARRQGIARALLQQMLSVVEQWGYIRFVYDTFPNKHPGMTVLGLREGFEVIKAGYSPQYEDYRLRFECRLTPPAPNHKES; encoded by the coding sequence ATGCTCTCCACCGACTCCGTGAAAGCAACTGATTCGCCCGACCTCACGATCTATCGTGTCGGAAGGGATCGCGTCGATCTGATTCGCGATTTGAATGAGTCCGTCTTTGGCGATCGGCACGTGATCAATCGGTTCGACCATGACGACCTGCTCATGCTCGTGGCCGAGCGAAATGGCGACCCCGTTGGGTTCAAGGTCGGTTACCGGCTGCGTACCGACACATTCTACAGCGCCAAAGGAGGCGTCGTCGATCATGCTCGGCGTCAGGGTATTGCTCGTGCCCTGCTCCAACAGATGCTCTCCGTCGTCGAGCAGTGGGGCTACATTCGATTCGTGTACGATACCTTTCCGAATAAGCATCCGGGCATGACCGTACTCGGTCTGAGGGAAGGGTTTGAGGTCATCAAAGCAGGATACAGCCCACAGTACGAAGACTACCGCCTCCGCTTCGAATGTCGCCTTACTCCCCCGGCACCGAACCATAAAGAATCGTAA
- a CDS encoding ABC transporter permease, whose amino-acid sequence MRVLFELYEGLRIAGQAIWANKLRSVLTTLGIIIGIIAVTLMATVIDGLDQQFEKSLSQLGTDVVYVSKWPWGQNTNLDWWNYVNRPAIESRLAESIRERSRYARAVAPMTSTNRTVQFKERSIGAEVTGSTPEYGRIRNVELESGRFFTEADERGARNVCVIGATVAEELFPIATPLGKRIRLGNKPCSVIGVQEKQGKGLFGSVSSDESVIMPFSTFEKLFGMSRWRSINVMIQLPQGPAMEQGKDEITGIVRIARGVEPTEENNFEINDSARIRQSFSATKIAINSVGLFLTSLALVVGGIGVSNIMFVSVRERTKEIGVRKAVGAKRRTIMLQFLVEAIIVCMIGGLIGVAISIGLTPLIEAVMGVTAVLPLDTILIAFGICVFVGIVAGIAPAWQAATADPIEALRYE is encoded by the coding sequence GTGCGTGTATTATTTGAACTGTACGAAGGCCTCCGCATTGCGGGCCAGGCCATCTGGGCCAACAAGCTCCGCTCCGTACTGACGACCCTCGGCATCATCATCGGCATCATCGCCGTCACGCTGATGGCGACCGTCATTGATGGGCTCGATCAGCAGTTCGAGAAATCGCTGTCCCAACTCGGCACGGACGTCGTTTACGTGAGCAAGTGGCCGTGGGGACAAAACACGAACCTCGACTGGTGGAATTACGTCAACCGTCCGGCGATTGAATCGCGGCTCGCCGAGAGCATCCGCGAACGGTCGCGCTATGCACGCGCCGTCGCCCCGATGACCAGTACGAACCGGACCGTTCAGTTCAAGGAGCGGTCGATCGGCGCGGAAGTGACCGGCTCGACGCCTGAGTACGGTCGCATCCGAAATGTGGAGCTTGAGTCCGGGCGCTTCTTCACCGAGGCTGACGAGCGCGGGGCCCGAAACGTATGCGTGATCGGGGCCACTGTCGCCGAGGAGCTCTTCCCAATCGCCACCCCTCTAGGCAAACGCATCCGGCTGGGCAACAAGCCCTGTAGTGTGATCGGCGTGCAGGAAAAACAGGGAAAAGGTCTCTTCGGCAGTGTCAGCTCCGATGAAAGCGTGATCATGCCATTCAGTACGTTTGAGAAGCTCTTCGGCATGAGCCGGTGGCGCAGCATCAATGTGATGATACAGCTCCCGCAGGGACCCGCGATGGAGCAAGGAAAGGACGAAATCACCGGCATCGTCCGTATTGCGCGCGGCGTTGAGCCAACGGAAGAAAACAATTTTGAGATCAACGACTCCGCGCGGATTCGCCAGTCCTTCTCGGCGACGAAGATAGCGATCAACAGCGTTGGACTGTTTCTCACCAGTCTTGCCCTCGTCGTGGGTGGCATCGGCGTGTCGAACATCATGTTCGTATCCGTTCGCGAGCGTACGAAAGAGATCGGCGTTCGAAAGGCCGTCGGTGCCAAGCGGCGAACGATCATGCTCCAGTTTCTGGTCGAGGCCATCATCGTCTGCATGATTGGCGGACTGATCGGCGTGGCCATCAGCATCGGGTTGACGCCCCTCATCGAAGCGGTCATGGGCGTGACCGCCGTCCTCCCGCTCGACACCATCCTGATCGCCTTCGGCATCTGTGTCTTCGTGGGAATCGTTGCCGGTATCGCCCCGGCGTGGCAGGCGGCAACGGCTGACCCGATCGAGGCGCTCCGCTACGAATAA
- a CDS encoding ABC transporter permease: MSVFESIRMALTALRANILRSALTLLGMVIGVFAVIAAVTAVEVIEVYFEESLQIYGSSTFSVERYESQIGGRDREKYHPPITWEQVIRLKRALPGGLQVSVDEDFDWVVKAKYAERETEPNLQLRGTDEHFLSNFGFEMAAGRPITAQDVQYARPVAVLGAPVAETLFPNQSPLGKQVRIGRVRLEVIGVLDEKATFLGFDPNTRVYAPISYMLSTYGDNGRNIASVSVRAPSPQTVGPAQETVMAQMRTIRKVRPGDENNFSLETNASIQDQLASFTGSLGIAGAAIGLISLLAAGIGIMNIMLVSVTERTREIGIRKAVGAKNWHVLSQFLLEAIVLCQIGGLLGILLGALAGNGVAFFFDISMAFPWVWAGIAVTGVTFIAIVFGMYPAFKASRLDPIESLRYE; the protein is encoded by the coding sequence ATGAGCGTATTTGAGTCCATCCGCATGGCGCTCACCGCGTTACGCGCCAACATCCTCCGGTCTGCTCTTACACTGCTCGGCATGGTGATCGGGGTTTTCGCCGTGATCGCCGCCGTCACGGCCGTGGAAGTGATCGAGGTCTACTTCGAAGAGTCCCTGCAGATCTACGGCTCATCCACGTTCTCGGTCGAGCGCTATGAGTCCCAGATCGGCGGTCGCGACCGCGAGAAGTACCATCCACCGATTACGTGGGAGCAAGTCATTCGCTTGAAGCGTGCGCTACCGGGCGGACTCCAGGTGAGCGTGGACGAGGACTTCGACTGGGTCGTGAAAGCAAAATACGCGGAGCGGGAAACGGAACCCAATCTGCAATTACGCGGGACGGACGAACACTTTCTCAGCAACTTCGGCTTCGAGATGGCCGCTGGACGGCCGATCACGGCTCAGGATGTGCAATATGCGCGTCCGGTCGCTGTTCTCGGCGCACCGGTGGCAGAGACGCTCTTTCCGAACCAGTCCCCTCTCGGTAAGCAGGTTCGTATCGGGCGCGTACGGCTGGAGGTCATTGGCGTGCTCGATGAGAAGGCGACCTTCCTCGGCTTCGACCCGAACACACGAGTCTACGCTCCCATCTCGTATATGCTGAGCACGTATGGCGACAACGGGCGCAACATTGCCTCCGTGAGTGTCCGTGCACCGAGTCCGCAGACCGTGGGTCCAGCACAGGAGACCGTGATGGCGCAGATGCGAACGATCCGAAAGGTGCGCCCTGGGGACGAGAACAACTTCTCGCTCGAAACAAATGCCTCGATTCAGGACCAGCTTGCCAGCTTCACCGGCAGCCTCGGCATCGCTGGTGCTGCTATCGGCCTCATCTCGCTACTCGCGGCCGGCATCGGCATCATGAACATCATGCTCGTCTCGGTGACCGAGCGAACTCGCGAGATCGGCATCCGGAAGGCCGTAGGCGCAAAGAACTGGCATGTACTGTCGCAATTCCTGCTCGAAGCCATCGTCCTGTGTCAGATCGGGGGCTTACTCGGCATTCTGCTGGGTGCGCTCGCGGGCAACGGTGTCGCATTCTTCTTCGACATCAGCATGGCATTTCCATGGGTGTGGGCGGGCATTGCCGTAACCGGCGTCACATTCATAGCAATCGTGTTCGGCATGTACCCGGCCTTTAAAGCGTCCCGACTCGACCCGATCGAAAGCCTTCGTTACGAGTGA
- the rpiA gene encoding ribose-5-phosphate isomerase RpiA, with the protein MIVSSFLDLPLSMEEAKKAAGEQAADLVRTGMRVGLGTGSTTAFALRAIGRRIRESSLHVMGVPTSFASERLARECGIPLTTLEEVEALDLALDGADEVSPELNLIKGRGGAHTREKVVAAQAKRFVVLTDPSKDVKRLGEKRVVPVEVLPMATGPVLRTLDDVCTEATLRMGKEKDGPVVTDQGFWIIDARFEGGIDNPHAIDRMLRDLPGVLDHGLFLDMATDIFVGHPDGSVEHRQRDD; encoded by the coding sequence ATGATCGTCTCCTCTTTCCTCGACCTGCCTCTCTCCATGGAAGAAGCCAAAAAAGCCGCCGGCGAACAGGCGGCCGACCTCGTTCGAACCGGCATGCGCGTAGGCCTCGGAACGGGCTCCACAACCGCCTTCGCCCTGCGTGCCATCGGCCGACGGATCCGTGAAAGCAGCCTGCACGTCATGGGCGTCCCGACCTCCTTCGCGTCCGAGCGCCTGGCCCGCGAGTGTGGTATTCCGCTGACAACCCTTGAAGAAGTGGAAGCACTCGACCTGGCGCTTGACGGGGCCGATGAAGTGTCGCCCGAACTGAATTTGATCAAGGGCCGTGGCGGTGCTCACACTCGTGAGAAGGTCGTGGCTGCACAGGCCAAGCGATTCGTCGTTCTGACTGACCCGAGCAAGGATGTCAAGCGACTTGGCGAAAAGCGGGTCGTCCCCGTCGAGGTTCTGCCGATGGCCACCGGCCCCGTCCTCCGAACACTCGATGACGTATGCACCGAAGCCACTCTACGGATGGGGAAAGAGAAAGACGGCCCGGTGGTCACCGATCAGGGCTTCTGGATCATCGACGCCAGATTTGAAGGCGGCATCGACAATCCACACGCCATCGACCGGATGCTCCGCGACCTCCCCGGCGTGCTCGACCACGGACTCTTCCTCGACATGGCAACGGATATCTTTGTCGGCCACCCGGATGGATCCGTCGAGCATCGTCAGCGTGACGACTGA
- a CDS encoding energy transducer TonB yields MSVRKTEEANLRKEYPIWIQLGLVVALSILLIGFKWNIQNNKDFKVNLEEQDVVEMEEVQQTKQEVKPPPPPKPPVPMEVPNDEIIEDQNVDFDASLDLDESLDTSQGPPPPDEGEEEEEQEIFVVVENSPELIGGLAALQGEVEYPEFAKKAGIEGRVFVQFVVDENGNVQNPKVTRGVHKLLNEEAIRAVKQQKFKPGKQRGKAVKVQMSLPVTFRLK; encoded by the coding sequence ATGTCGGTACGAAAGACGGAAGAGGCGAATCTCCGCAAGGAGTATCCGATCTGGATTCAATTGGGGCTTGTCGTTGCGCTCTCGATTTTGCTGATCGGCTTCAAGTGGAATATCCAGAACAATAAGGACTTCAAGGTTAATCTTGAAGAGCAGGACGTCGTCGAGATGGAGGAGGTCCAGCAGACGAAACAGGAAGTGAAGCCCCCGCCGCCTCCGAAGCCCCCGGTGCCGATGGAGGTGCCGAACGACGAGATTATCGAGGATCAGAACGTGGACTTTGACGCGTCCCTCGATCTCGATGAATCGCTCGACACGAGCCAGGGACCGCCCCCGCCGGATGAAGGCGAGGAAGAAGAAGAGCAGGAAATCTTCGTTGTTGTTGAGAACTCTCCGGAGCTGATCGGTGGTCTCGCAGCGCTTCAGGGCGAGGTTGAGTACCCTGAGTTTGCCAAGAAGGCGGGCATCGAAGGCCGTGTGTTCGTCCAGTTCGTCGTGGACGAGAATGGAAACGTTCAGAACCCGAAAGTTACGCGTGGAGTCCACAAGCTTCTCAACGAAGAAGCCATCCGCGCCGTGAAGCAGCAGAAGTTCAAGCCGGGTAAGCAGCGTGGCAAGGCGGTGAAGGTGCAGATGTCGCTTCCGGTGACGTTCCGCCTGAAGTAA
- a CDS encoding energy transducer TonB gives MPVSKKAGSTWRRDYSLHMATGAVLSLSFVLVAASLSFYRSEPATPTPPPPETVDLKHLPPPTKDATPPPPARPMVPQVVPDERIIGPEKVEWDKLILEDEPPVTSPTPPDVREDRSEGEPFVVVEQMPKPKGGMKSLYENLEYPERAQRAGVEGKVSVRFTVLPDGSVTDVVVQKSAHSLLNDAAIRAIKKTVFLPGRQRTHRVPVRMTIPITFKLR, from the coding sequence ATGCCTGTTTCGAAAAAAGCTGGTTCGACGTGGCGTCGTGACTATTCCCTCCACATGGCCACGGGAGCTGTGCTTTCACTCTCCTTCGTCTTGGTCGCAGCGAGCCTGAGTTTTTATCGGTCGGAGCCCGCCACCCCGACCCCGCCTCCACCGGAGACTGTGGACCTCAAGCACCTCCCGCCTCCTACGAAAGATGCCACGCCCCCGCCGCCGGCCCGACCCATGGTGCCGCAGGTCGTCCCAGACGAAAGGATCATTGGTCCCGAAAAGGTCGAATGGGACAAACTGATTTTAGAAGATGAGCCGCCGGTGACGTCGCCGACGCCTCCGGACGTGCGGGAGGACCGGTCTGAAGGCGAACCGTTCGTCGTCGTGGAGCAGATGCCGAAGCCGAAGGGCGGGATGAAGTCGCTCTACGAGAATCTCGAGTATCCCGAGCGTGCCCAGCGTGCGGGAGTCGAGGGAAAAGTGTCTGTCCGCTTTACCGTGCTTCCCGATGGCTCTGTTACGGATGTTGTCGTGCAGAAAAGCGCACACTCGCTACTCAACGACGCGGCTATTCGGGCGATTAAGAAAACGGTGTTTCTGCCGGGTCGACAGAGAACGCATCGTGTCCCTGTACGAATGACGATCCCGATTACGTTTAAACTACGGTAG
- a CDS encoding VanZ family protein encodes MNWLSRLLRSLDTRHYLILAALWTAGIIVALTIPAPGLPKVDPSLTLDKFAHVILFGGLAIFWMRALRPDEPRVPWTIPWRRVRNLFLGGLLFAVGSEFYQLIIPFKRSADPYDALADVVGLVLGLGTYLLYRSRTVESNEEPAAREG; translated from the coding sequence ATGAACTGGCTTTCTCGCCTCCTTCGATCTCTCGACACCCGTCATTACCTCATTCTGGCGGCGCTGTGGACGGCGGGCATTATTGTCGCGCTGACGATCCCGGCGCCCGGTTTACCGAAGGTCGATCCATCGTTGACGCTGGATAAATTTGCACATGTCATCCTGTTTGGCGGACTCGCGATCTTTTGGATGCGTGCCCTGAGGCCGGACGAGCCACGCGTGCCGTGGACCATTCCGTGGCGACGGGTACGCAATCTCTTTCTTGGAGGACTTTTGTTCGCAGTTGGGAGTGAGTTTTACCAGCTGATCATTCCGTTCAAGCGATCTGCCGATCCGTACGATGCTCTCGCAGATGTCGTCGGCCTGGTCCTTGGCCTCGGCACTTACCTTCTATACCGCTCGCGCACGGTCGAATCCAACGAAGAACCGGCTGCCAGAGAGGGCTGA
- a CDS encoding NAD(P)H-hydrate dehydratase, translating into MPDRCLPRDVLLTADAMRKADRTTIEDFGLPGFTLMETAGRGATSAILRRYGPAETIRAFIICGKGNNGGDGLVVARHLAERGARVHVACTAPPEDLRDDPAHNLELLQSLANSPGSAADNLTLSTCDRVEALEAQAAAVQPSLYVDAMLGTGLTSEVREPLRGMVEWLNGQEEKVTALDIPTGLHSDTGAALGVCVRADQTATMASMKAGLVVGDGAQYAGEIDIVDIGMPRYILSRVSRDAGCAFRTSDEDLCRWWPERANDAHKYSVGMTVVVGGAPGYIGAPVMASRAAARAGSGYVACACPESIESTLAQKMTSIPTLALPEWEDGLAPDIHDTLSDRLDKARALLVGPGLGRKSMTQSSICDFLSETDLPAVIDADGLNAIAGVLGAEDGNLEPNGRWILTPHAGEFKRLAGEDVDFSDRIGVAQAYAKRWNVVLLLKGHPSVVASPDGTTFVGGAGGPSLAVAGTGDVLAGLCAGFLAQGLQPIHAAAAGMHLGGAAADRYATHSDARTMQATDVLDEVAKAAYEICGTSKASR; encoded by the coding sequence ATGCCCGACCGATGCTTGCCGCGCGATGTGCTCCTCACGGCTGATGCCATGCGTAAGGCTGACCGAACCACGATCGAGGACTTCGGCCTGCCTGGCTTTACGCTGATGGAAACGGCGGGACGTGGGGCCACATCGGCCATCCTCCGTCGCTACGGCCCGGCCGAAACGATTCGTGCGTTCATCATCTGCGGGAAAGGGAATAACGGGGGTGACGGCCTCGTGGTGGCGCGTCATCTCGCCGAGCGCGGAGCACGGGTCCACGTCGCGTGCACCGCACCGCCTGAGGATCTGCGCGACGATCCGGCGCACAATCTCGAACTGCTACAGTCGCTCGCTAACTCCCCCGGCAGCGCCGCCGACAACCTGACACTCTCAACCTGCGATCGTGTCGAGGCTCTGGAGGCGCAGGCGGCTGCGGTCCAACCTAGCCTGTACGTCGACGCGATGCTCGGAACGGGGCTGACGAGCGAGGTGCGCGAGCCATTGCGCGGTATGGTCGAGTGGCTGAATGGGCAGGAGGAGAAAGTTACAGCGCTTGATATACCCACCGGTTTGCACAGCGACACGGGCGCAGCGCTCGGCGTCTGCGTTCGGGCCGATCAAACGGCAACGATGGCGTCGATGAAGGCCGGGCTGGTCGTCGGAGATGGAGCACAATATGCGGGCGAGATCGACATCGTCGACATCGGGATGCCGCGGTACATACTCAGTCGCGTGTCCCGTGATGCCGGCTGCGCGTTTCGGACATCGGACGAGGATCTCTGCCGGTGGTGGCCGGAACGAGCCAACGACGCCCACAAATATTCGGTTGGCATGACGGTCGTCGTCGGCGGGGCTCCTGGATACATCGGAGCGCCGGTCATGGCGTCTCGTGCCGCTGCCCGTGCCGGGTCAGGGTACGTCGCGTGTGCTTGCCCGGAGTCGATCGAGTCGACGCTCGCGCAGAAAATGACCTCCATCCCGACGCTTGCGCTGCCGGAGTGGGAGGACGGGCTGGCTCCAGACATTCACGACACGCTATCGGATCGTCTTGACAAGGCACGCGCTCTTCTCGTCGGACCCGGACTCGGTCGCAAATCGATGACGCAGTCTTCGATTTGCGATTTCCTTTCTGAAACAGACCTTCCCGCGGTGATCGATGCCGACGGCCTGAATGCGATTGCCGGCGTCCTCGGGGCGGAGGACGGTAATCTGGAGCCGAACGGCCGATGGATTCTCACGCCCCATGCCGGCGAGTTCAAGCGGCTGGCGGGAGAAGACGTGGACTTTTCCGACCGAATCGGAGTCGCTCAGGCGTACGCGAAGCGATGGAATGTCGTGTTGCTGCTGAAAGGGCACCCGAGCGTAGTCGCTTCGCCGGACGGGACGACCTTCGTCGGGGGCGCCGGCGGGCCGTCGCTTGCCGTCGCGGGAACGGGAGACGTGCTGGCGGGGCTCTGCGCCGGCTTCCTCGCGCAGGGACTCCAGCCGATTCACGCCGCTGCCGCCGGAATGCACCTCGGGGGCGCGGCCGCCGACCGGTACGCCACCCACTCGGATGCCCGCACGATGCAAGCCACGGATGTGCTCGACGAGGTGGCGAAAGCGGCGTACGAAATCTGCGGCACATCGAAGGCGAGCAGGTGA